In a single window of the Melissococcus plutonius ATCC 35311 genome:
- the recG gene encoding ATP-dependent DNA helicase RecG — MDLSDVITKIPKIGSKRAENLQALGIYTVEDLLTYYPFRYEDIQEKELDEIQDQEKVTLKGFVVSEPIVTHYGYKKNRLVFRIMQEHAVINVSFFNQSFLKEKVHLSEEIAIYGKWDAKRKSLNGIKILASKDGKTEDFSPIYHVNKKIHQSTLVQLIQTAFDLYGEAIEETLPNYLLKKYHLLSRKEAMFSMHFPNLPSENYQAKRRIVFEEFLIFQLQIQGLKKQEKAEQNGISIHYDIKRLKQFTKSLPFQLTEAQKKVTNEICRDLLSANHMQRLLQGDVGSGKTIVAAIVLYAVVTAGFQGALMVPTEILAQQHMESFQKLYNPLEVRIALLTSSTKLKERREILEQLRNGAIDIIIGTHALIQEDVVFHQLGLVITDEQHRFGVNQRKILREKGMRPDVLFMTATPIPRTLAITAFGEMDVSSIDEMPAGRQPVETRWVRSTKLDSVLEWAKRELVNNHQTYVICPLIEESEALDAKNALEIYEYLSNFFNDEYKVGLLHGKMKNTQKEEIMQEFKNNQLQILVSTTVIEVGVNVPNATLMLIIDADRFGLAQLHQLRGRVGRGTEAAYCILIADPKNELGTERMKIMTETTNGFELSEKDLTLRGSGEVFGDRQSGVPQFIVGDIVNDFNILEIAQQEAAQIWHQKSWWCSVEFKNLASKVNVVGRDDQFFD; from the coding sequence TTGGATTTATCAGATGTTATTACAAAAATTCCAAAGATCGGCTCTAAACGAGCCGAAAATTTACAGGCTTTAGGTATCTATACGGTAGAAGATTTATTGACCTATTATCCTTTTCGTTATGAAGATATTCAAGAAAAAGAATTAGATGAAATCCAAGATCAAGAAAAAGTTACCCTGAAAGGCTTTGTTGTTTCTGAACCGATTGTTACTCATTATGGTTATAAGAAAAATCGATTGGTATTTAGAATTATGCAAGAACATGCAGTCATCAATGTTTCATTTTTTAACCAATCTTTCTTAAAGGAAAAAGTTCACCTATCCGAAGAAATTGCTATTTATGGAAAATGGGATGCTAAACGAAAATCGTTGAATGGAATAAAAATTCTTGCTTCAAAAGATGGTAAAACTGAAGATTTTTCACCAATCTACCATGTAAATAAAAAAATCCATCAAAGTACACTTGTTCAATTAATTCAGACTGCATTTGATCTATATGGTGAAGCAATTGAGGAAACATTACCAAATTATTTATTAAAAAAATATCATTTATTATCTAGAAAAGAAGCAATGTTTTCTATGCATTTTCCTAATTTACCCAGCGAAAATTATCAAGCAAAGCGACGAATTGTTTTTGAGGAATTTTTGATTTTTCAATTACAGATACAGGGATTAAAAAAGCAAGAAAAAGCTGAACAAAATGGTATTTCTATTCATTATGATATAAAGCGTTTAAAACAATTTACAAAATCATTACCTTTTCAATTAACAGAGGCACAAAAAAAGGTAACAAATGAAATATGTAGAGATTTATTAAGTGCAAATCATATGCAACGTCTTTTACAAGGGGATGTGGGCAGTGGCAAAACAATTGTAGCAGCGATCGTTCTATATGCAGTAGTTACAGCTGGCTTCCAAGGTGCTTTAATGGTACCTACTGAGATTTTGGCACAACAGCATATGGAGAGTTTTCAGAAATTATATAATCCATTAGAAGTTCGTATAGCTTTATTAACAAGTTCAACGAAATTAAAAGAACGTAGAGAAATACTAGAGCAATTAAGAAATGGAGCTATTGATATTATTATAGGTACACATGCATTAATTCAAGAAGATGTCGTTTTTCATCAACTAGGACTTGTCATAACAGATGAACAACATCGATTTGGCGTAAACCAACGAAAAATTTTAAGAGAAAAAGGTATGAGACCAGATGTCTTGTTTATGACAGCAACACCGATTCCAAGAACACTAGCTATTACTGCCTTTGGGGAAATGGATGTTTCAAGCATTGATGAAATGCCTGCTGGAAGACAACCTGTTGAAACTCGTTGGGTGCGTTCAACAAAATTGGACTCTGTATTAGAATGGGCAAAAAGAGAATTAGTAAATAATCACCAAACCTATGTTATCTGTCCCCTGATTGAAGAATCAGAAGCTCTAGATGCCAAAAATGCTTTAGAAATCTATGAGTACTTATCAAATTTTTTTAATGATGAATACAAGGTAGGATTGCTACATGGCAAAATGAAAAATACGCAAAAAGAAGAAATTATGCAAGAATTTAAAAATAATCAGCTCCAAATATTGGTTTCAACAACTGTAATTGAGGTCGGTGTCAATGTACCCAATGCAACACTTATGTTGATTATAGATGCAGATCGCTTTGGATTAGCACAACTTCATCAATTAAGAGGACGTGTAGGTCGTGGAACAGAAGCTGCTTATTGTATATTGATAGCTGATCCAAAAAATGAATTGGGGACCGAACGAATGAAAATTATGACAGAAACAACAAATGGTTTTGAATTAAGCGAAAAAGATCTAACTTTAAGAGGATCTGGAGAAGTATTTGGTGATCGTCAGTCCGGTGTTCCTCAATTTATTGTAGGTGATATTGTTAATGATTTCAATATTCTAGAAATTGCTCAACAAGAAGCTGCCCAAATTTGGCATCAAAAATCATGGTGGTGTTCAGTGGAATTTAAAAATCTTGCTAGCAAGGTTAATGTTGTAGGCCGAGATGATCAATTCTTTGATTAA
- the plsX gene encoding phosphate acyltransferase PlsX — protein sequence MKIAVDAMGGDNAPKAIIEGVMLARKDFPDIEFQLYGRETEIKKYITDETNIKIIHTDEKIASDDEPVKAVRRKKTASMVLAAQAVKNGEADAIFSAGNTGALLAAGLFIVGRIKNIERPGLMSTLPVIGKKDTGFDMLDLGANADNRPEHLLQYGILGSFYVKNVRGVENPRIGLLNNGTEETKGSELTKAAFHLLSNETSLNFIGNVEARDLLNGVADVVVTDGFTGNAVLKSFEGTALNLMSLFKSSILSEGIKGKMGAVLLKNALGSMKNEMDYSKYGGAVLFGLKAPVIKTHGATEAKAVRYTIHQIRTMLQTDVVPQLVSYFENKPAS from the coding sequence ATGAAAATTGCAGTAGATGCAATGGGCGGAGATAATGCACCTAAAGCAATTATTGAAGGTGTCATGTTAGCTAGGAAAGACTTTCCAGATATTGAATTTCAATTATACGGCCGTGAAACAGAAATAAAAAAATACATAACAGACGAAACAAATATCAAGATTATCCATACAGATGAAAAAATTGCTAGTGATGACGAACCAGTCAAGGCAGTTCGTAGAAAAAAAACTGCTTCTATGGTATTAGCCGCACAAGCAGTTAAAAATGGCGAAGCAGATGCAATTTTTTCAGCTGGGAATACAGGAGCATTGTTGGCAGCTGGTTTGTTTATTGTTGGACGTATAAAAAATATAGAACGACCTGGACTGATGTCTACACTACCAGTAATTGGAAAAAAAGATACTGGTTTTGATATGTTAGATTTAGGTGCTAATGCTGATAATCGACCTGAACACCTATTGCAATATGGTATCTTGGGTTCATTTTATGTAAAAAATGTACGTGGTGTAGAAAATCCACGAATTGGTTTACTAAATAATGGTACAGAGGAAACAAAAGGTAGTGAATTAACAAAAGCAGCATTTCATTTATTATCAAATGAAACGAGTCTTAATTTTATTGGAAATGTTGAAGCGAGAGATCTTCTAAATGGTGTTGCTGATGTAGTTGTAACAGATGGCTTTACAGGCAATGCGGTATTAAAATCATTTGAAGGAACAGCTTTGAATTTAATGAGTCTATTTAAATCTTCCATTTTATCAGAAGGTATCAAAGGCAAGATGGGAGCAGTACTGCTTAAAAATGCTCTCGGTAGTATGAAGAATGAAATGGATTATTCTAAATATGGTGGTGCAGTATTGTTTGGATTAAAGGCACCTGTGATCAAAACACATGGAGCTACAGAAGCCAAAGCAGTTCGCTATACAATCCATCAGATACGTACAATGCTACAAACAGATGTTGTTCCCCAACTTGTTTCTTATTTTGAGAATAAACCAGCTAGCTAA
- the acpP gene encoding acyl carrier protein encodes MTHEEVFKQIAEIISNHFNIESDKVTNELSIKDDLNADSISVMEFVLELEDEFGIEISDEDAEKIETVSAAVDYIVNHTK; translated from the coding sequence TTGACTCATGAGGAAGTATTTAAACAGATAGCGGAGATTATCTCAAATCACTTTAACATTGAATCAGATAAAGTAACTAATGAATTAAGTATAAAAGATGATTTAAATGCTGATTCAATTAGTGTTATGGAATTTGTTTTAGAATTGGAAGATGAATTTGGAATTGAGATTTCTGATGAAGATGCAGAAAAGATTGAAACAGTGAGCGCTGCGGTAGATTATATTGTAAATCATACAAAATAA